The following DNA comes from Mesorhizobium sp. B2-1-8.
CGCTCCGCCACAACCTTGCCCCTGGCGATGACGCAGATGCGCTCGGCGCGCAGGCGCAGGGCCTCGATCGGATTGCCGGCATCGAGGATCACCAGGCTGGCGCGCTTGCCGACGGCCAGGCCGAGTTGATCGAGGCCCATGATCGCGGCGTTGACGTTGGTGACCATGTCGAAGCAGCGCGCCATGTCGGCCGGGCTCGACATCTGGGCGACATGCAGGCCCATGAAGGCGACGTCGAGCATGTCGGCGGTGCCCAGCGAATACCAGGGATCGAGCACGCAATCCTGGCCCCAGCCGACACGGATGCCCAGCGCCTGCATCTCCTTGACCCGCGTCATGCCACGCCGCTTCGGGAACGTGTCGTGACGGCCCTGCAGCATGATGTTGATCAGCGGGTTGGGAATCGCCGAAACACCGGCCTCGGCGATCAGAGGTAGAAGCTTCGAGACATAGTAATTGTCCATCGAATGCATGGAGGTGAGATGCGAACCGGCCACCCTGCCGTGCAGGCCGAGGCGCTGCGTTTCATAGGCGAGTTGTTCGATGTGACGCGACAGCGGGTCATCGGTCTCGTCGCAATGCAGGTCGATCATGAGGCCGCGTTTTGCCGCGATCTCGCACAGTTCCGTGACCGAGCGCGTGCCGTCGGCCATGGTGCGCTCGAAATGCGGAATGCCGCCGACGATGTCGACGCCCATGTCCAGCGCGCGAATGGTGTTTTGGCGCGCCGTCGGCGAGCGATAGAAGCCGTCCTGCGGGAAGGCCACCAATTGCAGGTCGATATAGGGGGCGACGGTCTTCTTGACCTCCAGCAGCGCCTCGACCGCCAGCAGCCGGTCGTCGCAGACATCGACATGGGTGCGGATGGCGAGCAGTCCCATCGAGACCGCCCAGTCGCAATAGGCGAGCGCCCGATCGCGGACCGCTTCGTGCGTCAAGAGCGGCTTCAGTTCGCCCCACAGCGAAATGCCCTCGAGCAGCGTGCCCGACGCGTTGATGCGTGGAATGCCGTAGGATAGCGTGGCGTCCATATGGAAATGCGGATCGACGAAGGGCGGCGAGACCAGATTGCCACGGGCGTCAACCTCGGTCCGCGAGGAACCCTCGAGCTTCGGCTCGATCGCCGCGATCGTCTCGCCGCTGATGCCGATGTCGGCTATGCCGCCCTCCGGCAGCGTGCCGCCACGAACGATTAAGTCGAAATCCATCTCTCATCATCCCGCTTGAAGAATCACAGTTGTATCGTGTCTCAAAAGACAGCCTGCCGCAGCGGTTTCTTTCGATGGCGGCGAAAGGTTCCCTCCGGCGGCAACTCCCTCTATAAGCCGCCTTCGTCATCCCGGCATCAAGGATCAGCCGTGTTTCGCTTCTTCCGCTCGACGGAAAACCAGCGCCTGGTCGCAAGGCTGCTCCGGGAATCGTTCCGGCAGCACAGGGCCGGCTACGCCGCCGCGATCTTGTCGATGCTGGTGGTGGCCGGCATGACGGCCGCCAGCGCCTGGATCCTGCGCGAAATCACCAATGAATTCGTGATCGACAAAAGGGTCGATCGCGTCAACATGATTGCCGTGGCGGTCGCCGGGATATTCATCGTCAAGGGCATCGCCAACTTCGTCCAGGCCTACTTCATGAGCCGGGTCGGCAACGCCATCATCGCCGAACGGCAACGCAA
Coding sequences within:
- a CDS encoding amidohydrolase family protein; protein product: MDFDLIVRGGTLPEGGIADIGISGETIAAIEPKLEGSSRTEVDARGNLVSPPFVDPHFHMDATLSYGIPRINASGTLLEGISLWGELKPLLTHEAVRDRALAYCDWAVSMGLLAIRTHVDVCDDRLLAVEALLEVKKTVAPYIDLQLVAFPQDGFYRSPTARQNTIRALDMGVDIVGGIPHFERTMADGTRSVTELCEIAAKRGLMIDLHCDETDDPLSRHIEQLAYETQRLGLHGRVAGSHLTSMHSMDNYYVSKLLPLIAEAGVSAIPNPLINIMLQGRHDTFPKRRGMTRVKEMQALGIRVGWGQDCVLDPWYSLGTADMLDVAFMGLHVAQMSSPADMARCFDMVTNVNAAIMGLDQLGLAVGKRASLVILDAGNPIEALRLRAERICVIARGKVVAERTRQDTRLSISGRPSQVNRRHIST